From Alteromonas sp. RKMC-009, one genomic window encodes:
- a CDS encoding SDR family NAD(P)-dependent oxidoreductase: MTSTVLVTGGNRGIGLEIVRGYAQAGFKVLLGCRDEEAGEEIKKDIVGKDIQIIEINLSNEAAAKENIMRAQAIYGGVDVLVNNAGVLHEEDWQDVSSDSLKEAMQVHVNGPLTLIQQILPGMRERGYGRIVNVSSGWGAFSEGMEGPLAYAVSKAALNALTKHLAAQVAGEKNIKINAMCPGWVHTRMGGRDAPRTPQQGAETAVWLGQLGEDGPSGQFFRDKKSIGW, from the coding sequence ATGACCTCAACTGTACTGGTAACCGGCGGTAACCGCGGTATTGGCCTGGAGATCGTTCGTGGCTATGCGCAGGCGGGCTTCAAGGTGTTGCTTGGCTGCCGGGATGAGGAAGCCGGCGAAGAGATTAAGAAGGACATTGTCGGCAAAGACATTCAGATAATAGAAATTAACCTGTCCAATGAAGCGGCAGCTAAAGAAAATATTATGCGTGCTCAGGCCATTTATGGCGGTGTGGATGTGCTGGTAAATAACGCCGGTGTACTCCATGAAGAAGACTGGCAGGACGTGTCTTCTGATTCACTGAAAGAGGCTATGCAGGTCCACGTAAACGGTCCGCTGACATTGATTCAGCAAATTCTGCCCGGCATGCGTGAAAGGGGTTATGGTCGCATCGTCAATGTCTCATCGGGGTGGGGTGCTTTCTCAGAAGGGATGGAAGGGCCGCTGGCCTATGCCGTCAGTAAAGCTGCACTGAATGCGCTGACGAAACACCTTGCCGCCCAGGTGGCCGGCGAGAAAAATATAAAAATTAATGCCATGTGTCCGGGCTGGGTACACACCCGCATGGGAGGACGTGATGCACCGCGAACACCACAGCAGGGGGCTGAAACCGCTGTCTGGCTGGGACAGCTTGGTGAAGACGGTCCTTCCGGACAGTTTTTCCGAGATAAAAAATCTATCGGCTGGTGA
- a CDS encoding low molecular weight protein-tyrosine-phosphatase produces MFKSKKKTSVLFVCLGNICRSPTAEAVFRHKAKAAGLDLKIDSAGTHGYHIGKQPDGRSVSVGVQRGYSFKGIKCRRVEDKDFTDFDYIMAMDTSNYENLMKVSPEEELHRIHYFLDFAPGDEKEVPDPYYGGKQGFELVLDLIEQASDGFIRHLKQQKPAG; encoded by the coding sequence ATGTTTAAGTCGAAGAAGAAAACATCAGTGCTTTTTGTGTGCCTGGGCAATATTTGCCGTTCACCCACGGCTGAGGCCGTTTTCCGTCATAAAGCGAAAGCGGCGGGTTTAGATCTCAAAATTGATTCGGCCGGTACCCACGGTTATCACATCGGAAAGCAGCCGGATGGTCGTTCGGTATCAGTGGGCGTCCAGCGTGGCTATTCATTTAAAGGCATTAAATGTCGCCGTGTAGAAGACAAAGATTTTACTGATTTTGATTACATCATGGCCATGGACACCAGTAACTATGAGAATCTGATGAAAGTGAGTCCTGAGGAAGAACTGCACCGTATTCATTATTTTCTCGACTTTGCTCCGGGCGATGAAAAGGAAGTGCCGGATCCGTATTACGGCGGGAAGCAGGGCTTTGAACTGGTGCTGGATTTAATCGAGCAGGCATCGGATGGTTTTATCCGTCATCTGAAGCAACAAAAGCCGGCCGGCTAG